From the Tripterygium wilfordii isolate XIE 37 chromosome 6, ASM1340144v1, whole genome shotgun sequence genome, one window contains:
- the LOC120000513 gene encoding uncharacterized protein LOC120000513 codes for MNHKTRERKVMEIEGEDGSKMKLQNGTETVFGRGSGFETNDRAVSRRHILFELKIPADETDIQTGTRVLCQVFGKNPIFVRRGEGGEIEVLRRFESAEIAAGDWFCVSSRDPLRFTLKRIEGQQNKDSVSEDESSERFEEIDVSKIDPVQEFGFLVIGHEFDCYPKNRIRDAKNWKWFLEGSRQDSDDEDGGGSLEGKDRIGGRRKRKKSQGNEDDDEWTGESEDDNDVATLRKVGRLKYSTRSKDHDKPSKGAK; via the exons ATGAATCATAAGACGCGCGAAAGGAAAGTAATGGAGATTGAAGGCGAAGATGGTTCAAAAATGAAACTCCAAAATGGCACAGAGACGGTGTTTGGGAGAGGCTCGGGGTTCGAGACCAATGACAGGGCCGTCTCTCGCCGCCACATTTTGTTCGAGCTCAAAATTCCGGCTGACGAAACTGACATCCAAACAGGGACTAGGGTTTTATGTCAAGTTTTCGGCAAGAATCCAATTTTTGTCAGGAGGGGAGAAGGAGGAGAGATTGAAGTCTTAAGGCGTTTCGAGAGTGCCGAAATTGCGGCCGGTGATTGGTTCTGCGTTTCTAGTAGAGACCCGCTACGGTTCACTCTGAAGAGGATTGAAGGTCAACAGAATAAGGATTCTGTGAGTGAAGATGAATCTTCTGAGAGATTCGAAGAAATTGATGTTTCAAAGATTGACCCTGTTCAAG AGTTCGGTTTTCTTGTCATAGGGCATGAATTTGACTGCTATCCTAAGAATAGAATACGTGATGCTAAGAATTGGAAATGGTTTCTTGAGGGAAGTCGACAGGATAGCGATGATGAAGATGGTGGTGGGAGTTTGGAAGGAAAGGACAGGATAGGTGGGAGGAGAAAACGGAAGAAATCTCAAGGCAATGAAGATGACGATGAATGGACCGGGGAGAGTGAAGATGATAATGATGTTGCAACACTAAGAAAGGTTGGAAGACTGAAATATTCGACAAGATCAAAAGACCACGACAAGCCTTCTAAAGGTGCAAAATGA
- the LOC119999799 gene encoding auxilin-related protein 2-like isoform X2 translates to MDDFRGILTEDFGFKPQGKSAPMASSRNSGSYGLGSGAPAHSRSSSATKSSAPIFDDRDRDGILFDDVFGGPFKNSSEPRGGSFDYDYDSIFKDQNLNKNNVKSSTMPVFDKPVYDDDIFEGLPGLKSASVNSSAVKQEDAFASISTSPPKSRLHSSSAFDDLLGNLGRKETELKKESVKVENDSSAFDDLLPGFGNSSSPNRSTSQSPRSQISSATSAKKSSNAMEDPFVILETTATPPVTSEGSPDPLEEISKIGNSGSQKMGSSSASRGVFDDLDPLDGLGKSVPPVSTEIKNGVKDRSPLRTGSSRSTTYFSVNETIDKHPMENTEGLSFNSRKKPVDNFQESPQTLFDMPTTSTVFRNSAGRSTSPPAYVNTNHNDPNSHVNVAGGHEENSDPLVDVWLTVSEIPLFTQPTLAPPPSRPPPPRPSWVSRPSGGSFPSSNSRKKVNDFSSSASSPQYSYSPKSARAARSSTKSQIDGLEDFAMGRTGNNINEHGETHSGEDLDSNSVAAASAAAMKEAMDRAEAKFRHGREMREREYLKTARNKENLQLDKDEKTVLDGQEREIREKQERQQREEEEREQRRHERERERAREIEREREEREKEQRRMERERIERERELARQAVERATREARERAAVGARLKAERAAVEKANSEARGRAERAAVQRVQAEARERAAAEARERAERAAAEARERATAEARERESREKAAVARAERAAAERAAAEARERASTGARANEPTNEDNDLESFFSTASRPSSAPRPRANSSDPAFDTQNKGAPEAARRTSVGASSTMRKVSSTTNIVDDLTAIFGAPASSGEFQEFEGESEERRRARLERHQRTQDRAVGKSTG, encoded by the exons ATGGATGATTTTAGAGGAATCTTGACGGAGGACTTCGGGTTCAAGCCTCAGGGGAAATCTGCTCCAATGGCGTCTTCTCGGAATTCTGGTAGTTATGGACTTGGATCCGGGGCGCCTGCCCACTCCCGATCATCATCTGCCACGAAATCATCAGCTCCGATTTTCGATGATCGGGATCGAGACGGGATTCTCTTCGATGACGTCTTCGGTGGACCTTTCAAGAACAGCAGCGAGCCTCGCGGTGGTTCGTtcgattatgattatgattccATATTTAAGGACCAGAATTTGAATAAAAACAATGTGAAGTCCTCAACGATGCCGGTCTTTGACAAGCCCGTTTATGATGACGATATATTTGAAGGATTGCCTGGGCTGAAGAGCGCGTCCGTAAATTCGTCCGCGGTGAAGCAAGAAGACGCGTTCGCGTCAATTTCAACGTCGCCGCCGAAGAGTAGATTGCATAGCAGCTCCGCTTTTGATGATCTATTGGGTAATTTGGGGAGGAAAGAAACGGAGTTGAAGAAGGAGAGCGTGAAAGTGGAGAATGATTCTTCGGCCTTCGATGATTTACTTCCTGGATTTGGTAATAGTAGCTCCCCTAACAG GTCCACTTCGCAGTCCCCTAGGTCTCAGATATCATCTGCAACTTCTGCAAAAAAATCCTCAAATGCGATGGAAGACCCATTTGTAATCCTCGAGACAACTGCAACTCCTCCAGTAACATCTGAAGGTTCCCCTGACCCACTGGAAGAAATTAGTAAGATCGGTAACTCTGGAAGCCAAAAAATGGGCAGTTCATCTGCAAGTCGGGGAGTGTTTGATGATTTAGATCCCCTTGATGGTCTTGGGAAATCTGTTCCCCCAGTGTCGACCGAGATTAAGAATGGGGTAAAGGATAGGAGCCCCTTGAGAACTGGATCAAGCAGGAGTACTACTTATTTTTCTGTCAATGAAACGATAGACAAACACCCTATGGAAAATACTGAGGGTCTTTCTTTTAACTCTCGGAAGAAACCTGTTGACAATTTTCAGGAATCACCTCAAACTCTGTTTGACATGCCCACGACCTCGACAGTCTTTCGTAATTCTGCTGGTCGAAGTACTTCACCCCCTGCGTATGTGAACACCAATCATAATGACCCAAATTCCCATGTAAATGTAGCTGGAGGACATGAGGAGAATTCAGATCCATTGGTTGATGTATGGCTTACTGTATCAGAAATACCTCTTTTTACACAACCCACACTTGCTCCACCACCTTCTAGACCACCTCCCCCAAGACCATCATGGGTGTCTAGGCCTTCGGGTGGTTCTTTCCCATCATCAAATTCGAGAAAGAAGGTTAATGATTTTTCTTCCTCTGCAAGTTCCCCTCAGTACTCTTATAGCCCTAAGTCTGCTCGTGCAGCAAGGAGTTCCACGAAATCTCAAATTGACGGACTTGAGGATTTCGCCATGGGTAGGACTGGGAATAATATTAATGAGCACGGAGAAACTCATTCTGGTGAAGATTTGGATTCTAACTCTGTTGCTGCGGCTTCTGCTGCTGCCATGAAGGAGGCTATGGATAGAGCCGAGGCCAAGTTCAGACATGGTAGGGAGATGAGGGAGAGGGAGTATCTAAAGACTGCTCGGAATAAGGAAAACCTTCAATTGGATAAAGATGAAAAAACTGTGTTAGATGGTCAGGAGAGAGAAATAAGAGAAAAACAAGAGAGGCAACAaagggaggaagaagagagagaacagAGGAGGcatgagagagaaagggagagagcTCGTGAAATTGAGAGGGAAAGGgaggaaagagagaaggagcaaaggagAATGGAGAGAGAGCGGATTGAGAGGGAAAGGGAATTGGCCAGACAAGCAGTAGAAAGGGCTACTAGAGAGGCTCGTGAAAGAGCAGCTGTGGGAGCTCGCCTAAAAGCTGAAAGGGCTGCTGTTGAGAAAGCAAATTCTGAAGCTCGAGGACGAGCGGAGAGGGCTGCAGTTCAGAGAGTACAAGCTGAAGCCCGCGAAAGGGCAGCTGCAGAGGCAAGAGAAAGAGCTGAAAGAGCCGCCGCAGAAGCCCGGGAAAGGGCGACTGCAGAAGCACGGGAAAGGGAATCACGGGAAAAAGCAGCTGTTGCAAGGGCTGAACGAGCTGCTGCAGAAAGGGCTGCTGCTGAGGCTCGAGAAAGAGCTTCTACTGGAGCTAGGGCAAACGAACCAACgaatgaagacaatgatctTGAATCCTTCTTCAGCACGGCTTCTCGGCCAAGCAGTGCTCCAAGGCCAAGGGCAAACTCCTCG GATCCTGCCTTTGATACCCAAAACAAGGGAGCTCCAGAAGCTGCTAGGAGGACATCTGTTGGAGCCTCATCTACCATGAGGAAAGTTTCTTCAACAACAAatattgttgatgatttaaCTGCAATTTTTGGAG CTCCTGCATCAAGTGGGGAGTTCCAAGAGTTCGAAGGGGAAAGTGAAGAAAGACGAAGAGCTAGGCTAGAACGCCACCAAAGGACTCAGGACCGTGCAGTAG GCAAAAGCACTGGCTGA
- the LOC119999799 gene encoding auxilin-related protein 2-like isoform X1, translating into MDDFRGILTEDFGFKPQGKSAPMASSRNSGSYGLGSGAPAHSRSSSATKSSAPIFDDRDRDGILFDDVFGGPFKNSSEPRGGSFDYDYDSIFKDQNLNKNNVKSSTMPVFDKPVYDDDIFEGLPGLKSASVNSSAVKQEDAFASISTSPPKSRLHSSSAFDDLLGNLGRKETELKKESVKVENDSSAFDDLLPGFGNSSSPNRSTSQSPRSQISSATSAKKSSNAMEDPFVILETTATPPVTSEGSPDPLEEISKIGNSGSQKMGSSSASRGVFDDLDPLDGLGKSVPPVSTEIKNGVKDRSPLRTGSSRSTTYFSVNETIDKHPMENTEGLSFNSRKKPVDNFQESPQTLFDMPTTSTVFRNSAGRSTSPPAYVNTNHNDPNSHVNVAGGHEENSDPLVDVWLTVSEIPLFTQPTLAPPPSRPPPPRPSWVSRPSGGSFPSSNSRKKVNDFSSSASSPQYSYSPKSARAARSSTKSQIDGLEDFAMGRTGNNINEHGETHSGEDLDSNSVAAASAAAMKEAMDRAEAKFRHGREMREREYLKTARNKENLQLDKDEKTVLDGQEREIREKQERQQREEEEREQRRHERERERAREIEREREEREKEQRRMERERIERERELARQAVERATREARERAAVGARLKAERAAVEKANSEARGRAERAAVQRVQAEARERAAAEARERAERAAAEARERATAEARERESREKAAVARAERAAAERAAAEARERASTGARANEPTNEDNDLESFFSTASRPSSAPRPRANSSDPAFDTQNKGAPEAARRTSVGASSTMRKVSSTTNIVDDLTAIFGAPASSGEFQEFEGESEERRRARLERHQRTQDRAAKALAEKNQRDLQAQREQAERHRIGETLDAEIKRWSAGKEGNLRALLSTLQYVLWPECGWQPVSLTDLIAGAAVKKVYRKATLCIHPDKVQQKGANLQQKYIAEKVFDLLKEAWNKFNSEELF; encoded by the exons ATGGATGATTTTAGAGGAATCTTGACGGAGGACTTCGGGTTCAAGCCTCAGGGGAAATCTGCTCCAATGGCGTCTTCTCGGAATTCTGGTAGTTATGGACTTGGATCCGGGGCGCCTGCCCACTCCCGATCATCATCTGCCACGAAATCATCAGCTCCGATTTTCGATGATCGGGATCGAGACGGGATTCTCTTCGATGACGTCTTCGGTGGACCTTTCAAGAACAGCAGCGAGCCTCGCGGTGGTTCGTtcgattatgattatgattccATATTTAAGGACCAGAATTTGAATAAAAACAATGTGAAGTCCTCAACGATGCCGGTCTTTGACAAGCCCGTTTATGATGACGATATATTTGAAGGATTGCCTGGGCTGAAGAGCGCGTCCGTAAATTCGTCCGCGGTGAAGCAAGAAGACGCGTTCGCGTCAATTTCAACGTCGCCGCCGAAGAGTAGATTGCATAGCAGCTCCGCTTTTGATGATCTATTGGGTAATTTGGGGAGGAAAGAAACGGAGTTGAAGAAGGAGAGCGTGAAAGTGGAGAATGATTCTTCGGCCTTCGATGATTTACTTCCTGGATTTGGTAATAGTAGCTCCCCTAACAG GTCCACTTCGCAGTCCCCTAGGTCTCAGATATCATCTGCAACTTCTGCAAAAAAATCCTCAAATGCGATGGAAGACCCATTTGTAATCCTCGAGACAACTGCAACTCCTCCAGTAACATCTGAAGGTTCCCCTGACCCACTGGAAGAAATTAGTAAGATCGGTAACTCTGGAAGCCAAAAAATGGGCAGTTCATCTGCAAGTCGGGGAGTGTTTGATGATTTAGATCCCCTTGATGGTCTTGGGAAATCTGTTCCCCCAGTGTCGACCGAGATTAAGAATGGGGTAAAGGATAGGAGCCCCTTGAGAACTGGATCAAGCAGGAGTACTACTTATTTTTCTGTCAATGAAACGATAGACAAACACCCTATGGAAAATACTGAGGGTCTTTCTTTTAACTCTCGGAAGAAACCTGTTGACAATTTTCAGGAATCACCTCAAACTCTGTTTGACATGCCCACGACCTCGACAGTCTTTCGTAATTCTGCTGGTCGAAGTACTTCACCCCCTGCGTATGTGAACACCAATCATAATGACCCAAATTCCCATGTAAATGTAGCTGGAGGACATGAGGAGAATTCAGATCCATTGGTTGATGTATGGCTTACTGTATCAGAAATACCTCTTTTTACACAACCCACACTTGCTCCACCACCTTCTAGACCACCTCCCCCAAGACCATCATGGGTGTCTAGGCCTTCGGGTGGTTCTTTCCCATCATCAAATTCGAGAAAGAAGGTTAATGATTTTTCTTCCTCTGCAAGTTCCCCTCAGTACTCTTATAGCCCTAAGTCTGCTCGTGCAGCAAGGAGTTCCACGAAATCTCAAATTGACGGACTTGAGGATTTCGCCATGGGTAGGACTGGGAATAATATTAATGAGCACGGAGAAACTCATTCTGGTGAAGATTTGGATTCTAACTCTGTTGCTGCGGCTTCTGCTGCTGCCATGAAGGAGGCTATGGATAGAGCCGAGGCCAAGTTCAGACATGGTAGGGAGATGAGGGAGAGGGAGTATCTAAAGACTGCTCGGAATAAGGAAAACCTTCAATTGGATAAAGATGAAAAAACTGTGTTAGATGGTCAGGAGAGAGAAATAAGAGAAAAACAAGAGAGGCAACAaagggaggaagaagagagagaacagAGGAGGcatgagagagaaagggagagagcTCGTGAAATTGAGAGGGAAAGGgaggaaagagagaaggagcaaaggagAATGGAGAGAGAGCGGATTGAGAGGGAAAGGGAATTGGCCAGACAAGCAGTAGAAAGGGCTACTAGAGAGGCTCGTGAAAGAGCAGCTGTGGGAGCTCGCCTAAAAGCTGAAAGGGCTGCTGTTGAGAAAGCAAATTCTGAAGCTCGAGGACGAGCGGAGAGGGCTGCAGTTCAGAGAGTACAAGCTGAAGCCCGCGAAAGGGCAGCTGCAGAGGCAAGAGAAAGAGCTGAAAGAGCCGCCGCAGAAGCCCGGGAAAGGGCGACTGCAGAAGCACGGGAAAGGGAATCACGGGAAAAAGCAGCTGTTGCAAGGGCTGAACGAGCTGCTGCAGAAAGGGCTGCTGCTGAGGCTCGAGAAAGAGCTTCTACTGGAGCTAGGGCAAACGAACCAACgaatgaagacaatgatctTGAATCCTTCTTCAGCACGGCTTCTCGGCCAAGCAGTGCTCCAAGGCCAAGGGCAAACTCCTCG GATCCTGCCTTTGATACCCAAAACAAGGGAGCTCCAGAAGCTGCTAGGAGGACATCTGTTGGAGCCTCATCTACCATGAGGAAAGTTTCTTCAACAACAAatattgttgatgatttaaCTGCAATTTTTGGAG CTCCTGCATCAAGTGGGGAGTTCCAAGAGTTCGAAGGGGAAAGTGAAGAAAGACGAAGAGCTAGGCTAGAACGCCACCAAAGGACTCAGGACCGTGCA GCAAAAGCACTGGCTGAGAAGAATCAACGTGACCTTCAGGCCCAGAGGGAACAAGCAGAGAGACAT AGGATTGGTGAAACATTGGATGCTGAGATCAAACGTTGGTCTGCAGGGAAAGAAGGAAATTTACGTGCTCTGCTATCGACATTACAATAT
- the LOC119999363 gene encoding uncharacterized protein LOC119999363 — protein sequence MLRTRLLWFTLGFSVSGAAIAQFVWRDLLTDRYALASDLEHKFDGLAARVQNLENIGARNSNTNLSQVED from the exons atgtTGCGAACTCGGTTGCTATGGTTTACGTTGGGGTTTTCGGTTTCCGGTGCTGCGATTGCGCAATTCGTTTGGAGAGACCTTTTGACTGACCGATATGCCCTCGCTTCCGAT TTGGAGCATAAATTTGATGGTCTAGCGGCCAGAGTACAGAATCTAGAGAACATTGGGGCCCGGAATTCGAATACGAATCTGAGTCAG GTTGAAGACTGA
- the LOC119999830 gene encoding probable transcription factor PosF21 isoform X3, producing MDKGKKPIEEKEDIPPFLGYDLSLALSSKPISSNKLPSSSEISGAQEQVVYSDETESDGELHLKFMTRNVRYSNFKKTTEGETSNVAEEAGNGKASGEAAPEGVVLAQDIVLPAKVKRNPPSNSKALNTEELAAMAREDPKRARRILTNRLSAMRSKEKKRIYTRMLEQERGVLQSQSNVLSAQLSLLQSDMRALCAENAKLKERLNTVLPLLQLQESALNEQIRAEIQHWKTMNPKFVQTGGTVININAFSADNVQAGAVLGATPLFPLLPAQIPNLQEQFWRYPHQGQHELGQHTQPPLPQQYFPQQPHFQGQNEQPDSPSVGPPSSEDDSRTEPE from the exons ATGGACAAAGGCAAGAAaccaattgaagaaaaagaagatatcCCACCATTCTTAGGCTATGATCTGTCGCTTGCTTTATCATCAAAGCCTATCTCATCAAACAAGCTGCCATCATCATCTGAAATATCAG GTGCACAGGAACAGGTTGTCTATTCGGATGAAACGGAGAGTGATGGGGAACTCCATTTGAAATTCATGACAAGGAATGTGCGGTATTCGAATTTCAAGAAGACTACAGAGGGAGAAACATCAAATGTAGCTGAAGAAGCTGGGAATGGAAAGGCATCAGGAGAAGCTGCCCCTGAAGGAGTTGTGTTGGCCCAAGATATAGTATTGCCTGCTAAAGTTAAACGAAATCCACCATCTAATTCTAAAGCCTTGAATACTGAAGAGCTTGCGGCAATGGCTAGAGAGGATCCAAAGCGTGCAAGAAG AATACTCACCAATCGGCTGTCAGCTATGAGAtctaaagagaagaaaaggatatACACTAGAATGCTTGAACAGGAGCGAGGAGTCTTGCAGTCTCAATCAAATGTATTATCAGCCCAATTGTCCCTTTTGCAG TCAGATATGAGAGCCTTGTGTGCTGAAAATGCCAAACTGAAAGAACGTCTGAACACAGTGTTGCCGCTGCTCCAACTGCAAGAAT CAGCACTTAATGAACAAATAAGAGCAGAGATTCAGCATTGGAAGACAATGAACCCAAAATTTGTTCAAACTGGAGGGACCGTAATCAACATCAATGCATTTTCTGCAGACAATGTTCAAGCGGGTGCTGTCTTAGGTGCTACACCACTTTTTCCGCTCCTCCCAGCTCAGATTCCAAATCTGCAGGAACAGTTCTGGAGATATCCCCATCAAGGTCAACATGAACTGGGACAACATACTCAACCTCCACTGCCCCAGCAATATTTCCCACAACAACCTCACTTCCAGGGGCAAAATGAACAACCAGACTCCCCAAGTGTTGGCCCACCAAGCTCTGAGGATGATAGCAGGACTGAGCCAGAATAG
- the LOC119999830 gene encoding probable transcription factor PosF21 isoform X2: MDKGKKPIEEKEDIPPFLGYDLSLALSSKPISSNKLPSSSEISGTGAQEQVVYSDETESDGELHLKFMTRNVRYSNFKKTTEGETSNVAEEAGNGKASGEAAPEGVVLAQDIVLPAKVKRNPPSNSKALNTEELAAMAREDPKRARRILTNRLSAMRSKEKKRIYTRMLEQERGVLQSQSNVLSAQLSLLQSDMRALCAENAKLKERLNTVLPLLQLQESLNEQIRAEIQHWKTMNPKFVQTGGTVININAFSADNVQAGAVLGATPLFPLLPAQIPNLQEQFWRYPHQGQHELGQHTQPPLPQQYFPQQPHFQGQNEQPDSPSVGPPSSEDDSRTEPE, translated from the exons ATGGACAAAGGCAAGAAaccaattgaagaaaaagaagatatcCCACCATTCTTAGGCTATGATCTGTCGCTTGCTTTATCATCAAAGCCTATCTCATCAAACAAGCTGCCATCATCATCTGAAATATCAG GTACAGGTGCACAGGAACAGGTTGTCTATTCGGATGAAACGGAGAGTGATGGGGAACTCCATTTGAAATTCATGACAAGGAATGTGCGGTATTCGAATTTCAAGAAGACTACAGAGGGAGAAACATCAAATGTAGCTGAAGAAGCTGGGAATGGAAAGGCATCAGGAGAAGCTGCCCCTGAAGGAGTTGTGTTGGCCCAAGATATAGTATTGCCTGCTAAAGTTAAACGAAATCCACCATCTAATTCTAAAGCCTTGAATACTGAAGAGCTTGCGGCAATGGCTAGAGAGGATCCAAAGCGTGCAAGAAG AATACTCACCAATCGGCTGTCAGCTATGAGAtctaaagagaagaaaaggatatACACTAGAATGCTTGAACAGGAGCGAGGAGTCTTGCAGTCTCAATCAAATGTATTATCAGCCCAATTGTCCCTTTTGCAG TCAGATATGAGAGCCTTGTGTGCTGAAAATGCCAAACTGAAAGAACGTCTGAACACAGTGTTGCCGCTGCTCCAACTGCAAGAAT CACTTAATGAACAAATAAGAGCAGAGATTCAGCATTGGAAGACAATGAACCCAAAATTTGTTCAAACTGGAGGGACCGTAATCAACATCAATGCATTTTCTGCAGACAATGTTCAAGCGGGTGCTGTCTTAGGTGCTACACCACTTTTTCCGCTCCTCCCAGCTCAGATTCCAAATCTGCAGGAACAGTTCTGGAGATATCCCCATCAAGGTCAACATGAACTGGGACAACATACTCAACCTCCACTGCCCCAGCAATATTTCCCACAACAACCTCACTTCCAGGGGCAAAATGAACAACCAGACTCCCCAAGTGTTGGCCCACCAAGCTCTGAGGATGATAGCAGGACTGAGCCAGAATAG
- the LOC119999830 gene encoding probable transcription factor PosF21 isoform X1 yields the protein MDKGKKPIEEKEDIPPFLGYDLSLALSSKPISSNKLPSSSEISGTGAQEQVVYSDETESDGELHLKFMTRNVRYSNFKKTTEGETSNVAEEAGNGKASGEAAPEGVVLAQDIVLPAKVKRNPPSNSKALNTEELAAMAREDPKRARRILTNRLSAMRSKEKKRIYTRMLEQERGVLQSQSNVLSAQLSLLQSDMRALCAENAKLKERLNTVLPLLQLQESALNEQIRAEIQHWKTMNPKFVQTGGTVININAFSADNVQAGAVLGATPLFPLLPAQIPNLQEQFWRYPHQGQHELGQHTQPPLPQQYFPQQPHFQGQNEQPDSPSVGPPSSEDDSRTEPE from the exons ATGGACAAAGGCAAGAAaccaattgaagaaaaagaagatatcCCACCATTCTTAGGCTATGATCTGTCGCTTGCTTTATCATCAAAGCCTATCTCATCAAACAAGCTGCCATCATCATCTGAAATATCAG GTACAGGTGCACAGGAACAGGTTGTCTATTCGGATGAAACGGAGAGTGATGGGGAACTCCATTTGAAATTCATGACAAGGAATGTGCGGTATTCGAATTTCAAGAAGACTACAGAGGGAGAAACATCAAATGTAGCTGAAGAAGCTGGGAATGGAAAGGCATCAGGAGAAGCTGCCCCTGAAGGAGTTGTGTTGGCCCAAGATATAGTATTGCCTGCTAAAGTTAAACGAAATCCACCATCTAATTCTAAAGCCTTGAATACTGAAGAGCTTGCGGCAATGGCTAGAGAGGATCCAAAGCGTGCAAGAAG AATACTCACCAATCGGCTGTCAGCTATGAGAtctaaagagaagaaaaggatatACACTAGAATGCTTGAACAGGAGCGAGGAGTCTTGCAGTCTCAATCAAATGTATTATCAGCCCAATTGTCCCTTTTGCAG TCAGATATGAGAGCCTTGTGTGCTGAAAATGCCAAACTGAAAGAACGTCTGAACACAGTGTTGCCGCTGCTCCAACTGCAAGAAT CAGCACTTAATGAACAAATAAGAGCAGAGATTCAGCATTGGAAGACAATGAACCCAAAATTTGTTCAAACTGGAGGGACCGTAATCAACATCAATGCATTTTCTGCAGACAATGTTCAAGCGGGTGCTGTCTTAGGTGCTACACCACTTTTTCCGCTCCTCCCAGCTCAGATTCCAAATCTGCAGGAACAGTTCTGGAGATATCCCCATCAAGGTCAACATGAACTGGGACAACATACTCAACCTCCACTGCCCCAGCAATATTTCCCACAACAACCTCACTTCCAGGGGCAAAATGAACAACCAGACTCCCCAAGTGTTGGCCCACCAAGCTCTGAGGATGATAGCAGGACTGAGCCAGAATAG